In Nicotiana tabacum cultivar K326 chromosome 10, ASM71507v2, whole genome shotgun sequence, the DNA window GTAAAGAGAAAATTCCCAGTAAAAATCATTAACATGGGAAAGTTTGCACAGAAAAAATGCTTATTTATAGAAGCTCCCACCCAGATTCACAGATGGACGATTCTGTTGAGCGTAAACATGGTGAAGGAAGAGAAGGCAACTCAGTGCGCTGGCTAGTTTCTGCATCGACGTCTGCATATAAAACAGCCAATTGCTTGTATTCCTTTATCAGGCTCTTCCTAGAAGCAAATGCCTCCTGTATTAGTTCCTGTCGTATAGCAGAGACAAAAACTGAACGTCAATGGAGTTCAGGCTTTAAAGTAGAAGGGAAGCTTATAAATAGAGAGGCTACCTTGTACGACTTATATTTCCTTGGCCTAAACGAAACAGTTCTTTGTAATTTATTGTCCACAAGGACACAACTTTCCTCGAGCTTTCCCTTATCAGTTAGATCAATCGTTTCCATCCCAGGAAGATCAATGCAGCAATCATTCAAGCATCCTGCAAAAAGCATCAAAAGACACGAATATGAATGCCCAGGTCTGAGAAGCAACGCATCACTCTGAACGATGAGTATATATGGCCATGACATCTGTAGCTTCGAAGCTATTTGCTCTCAACCAAGAATTTTCCAAACCTTGTTTCAATCCTCACCcttatatttcaaaaaaaataagtaGTTTTTATACACCTCCGTGAAACAGATGGAACCTATTCATGCTGATTTTGCTGGTTCCAAGATTGATCTAAATTGCTGCCGCGTGTTCCATGAAATGATGAGGATAtaacaggataaagtaaatagcAATCAACTAGTACGATTTTTCCAAACAAGGAAAATAGCACCGAGAAATcatatggttaatattttataaagAGCAACCATTTTATTCTTCCATAAGTTTATAGTGGATGCTAGTCAATATCATCCCTTCGCCCTcaaatttcctttttcatttttttttttgagctcTCCTTCCGAAAAAAATGATACACTATGTTATAGCATCTTTGCATTACTCAAGGACAATGAGTACTACGTAATAAGCATGTAGTGCAGCAGGGATCTGAGTTTGCATTCATTTCTCattattctctttattttcatACATGCATCATCATCTCGGCTGTATTCCCATAGTTTAATTGCGAGTTTGTTAGAAACACATGAAATTTCAAAGGAAGGAAAGACAAACAATGTTGTTCCATGTTGTACCTATTTCTGCGGGACACATAAGAGCCTTCAACTGAGAGCTTGGATACCACTCAAGGTTATTTCTTATTGAACCAGAATCCCCAACTGACTCGTGAGAACTCGAAATGTTTACATCTGCAGAAGGAGAAATCTTTTGAAGCAGTAGATACCACAGAAAGAAGAGGAAGTAGAAACAGAGACAACTAAAAACTGGACAGTATTTATTTTTGACTACTCCACCAGAGGGTTCAAAGAGGAATCCACTTACCACTGAAACCCATCAACGATGCAGCAGCGCTTGAGAGAGCTGGAATGACAGCAACAACATTGTTTGCACTCGCTAAAGGAGTTGACAAGGAAGATGAGAGGCCAGTGGAGATACTACAATTGGACTCTGCTTCCAGTGAACAGTTTCCACTTGACAGGCTAGAAGATTCTGTTAACGGGGAAGAGTCTGATACTCCGGTGTCTACATCCACGCTTTCATTCTCAACAAGAACTCGAGAAAGTACAAGTTCAGATGACTGGAATGTATTTGGAGCGTCTTCAAATGCCCCCTTACTTGACTTATCAGAAACACAAGTAACATTGTCCAAGAAGCTTTTACAGACGGGCATGGACACCCCAAATCCTGCATCACTAAGTGAAGTTGGAGGTATATCAGATGTAAATGCTGGGGTTTGTGGCAAACTTTTATCTCTAATAGAACTTGATTTCTTGGGTGCAAGTTGATCCTCACTGGTGATATTGTCTTGCAATATCGTATGAGTCATTGAAACATTGGAAATGCTCTCAGCAGCATCAAAAAACCTGTTGCATCCTCTCTCATCCTCTGGGAAGGTTCCAAGTTCTGTATcaaaaaatgaagttggatttgGGAACTTAGCCGTGATGGAATTTCCATGACTTTCCTCTATTAAAGATGGTAATGACTTGGATAAAGCAATATCTCCAAAAGAATTTGATTGAGCAGTGATTGGTTGAACCGCACCAGTGATGTTCCGTTGCAAAACAATCTGACTACTTGGTGCAGTAGAAATACAGTTAATAGCATCAGGAGAGCTATCAAACATTTTCTCATTCTTCTCAGAGGCACTGGATTGTGATTTAGACAAATTATCCAGAAATGAACTTGATCCCTCAGCCAGTGGTTGTTCCTCCCTAACGATATCATCTTGTAGTATAATCATCTGAGAGCTTGATACATCAGAAAAACAGTTATCATCATCTGAAAAGCTACCGCTCTTGGTATCTTTGGAATCTTTGTCAGAACAGGATTCAGATGAAATTGTGGCTACCGAAGTACTTGATTCCTCATCTACCAGTTCTTCCTCCCTTGTCATATTCTTTTCAAAAACCGTACAAGAGCTCTTACAAGTTGCACCTGCTCTATCATTTCCTACAGAAAAATCAATTTCTCCTTCTTCGGAAGCTATTAAACCATCAAGTTCAGTTGAAGTTGAAGCATTTTGGCTTTCGATGAAACTATCAGCATCGTGATCCAGAGATGATTGTTCTTTGATAGGGTTCTGTGTAGTGCCTGCGACTGAACTAGTATAAGTACCAACATCGTACTTTTGCTTTCCATTGACAGCTTGTGTTCCCCTTTTTATATGATCATCTATTGGGATATGAAAATCTTGCACTACACCAGAGTATAACTTTTTCATGCTTGCACCAACAGTTTGCACCTGATTCTCAACATATTTAACTGTGTCCTAATAGTTAAGAATTAAGCCACATTAAAACCCCAAAATACTCATAATATGGTCAAATGTTCTGTCCATCACAACAAACTACTAGTAACATGCAGATTCCAAGGAAACAAAACAACAAGAGAGAAAGCATATATATCGAAGTATATGATACATCTGAAAGCAGTTAATGGTCAAAACGGATCACATTTACATACCTTGGTTACAAATCCATCTACCTCCTGGCACACAGCCTCAAACTTGTGGTATATGTTTCCAATCCAACTTTTGCTTCTGATTTTCTCCATGGTGTAATGTAAGAGTTGATTATAACACTAAATCCTGATCACACTTCAAAATCGTTTAAACAAGGCAATGTCCTAATCCAAAAAACAGTATCACCTGCCAAAAGCAATGACCTGCATAAACATCATGATTAATGTTCTTTCACATAACTCGGAAGACATAAATCTAGAAAGCCAAGCACATAACAAAGTACCCCAATGCAGCTGGTTTTTGCTTCCTCAAAAATCTTCAAAAAGTATAGGCCACAGACATAGTTTTAAAAGCTATAACATCTGAAGATTCTTCAACTGAACATCTTTTCAGTAATTGTGGTCGAAATTTAGTGTAACTTAAGAAAAATTAATCTAGTGCAAAGCTATAACATCTTTTAGTGCAACGTAAGACAAATGAATATCAACTACCGGTGGTACCTGAAGCTGGAAACTTTTCAGACTTATCACGCTATAAGTGGGCAGCCTGGTGGACAAGGCATCCCGTGTTCACGCATGGTTTGGGGAAGGGCGGCACCTCttgggtgtgatgtagacagcttaccctaatacaagcattagtggTTGTTTCCATAGCTCGAACCCGCGACCTATAGgtggtcacacggagacaactttaccgttgctacAAGGCTCCCCTTCAAGCTATAAGTAACCAAGCTATAATACCTTTAGCAGATAGGGGGTATAACGAGATTGTCGTACCATACACTATTAAGAGATGAAGTTCTTACAAGTTTTCGgctatttgagttgaaaaaagaaaaaaaattaataacaAAAGTAGAAAGCAGAGCATTTAAAATGATTCAGCTCTTAAAAGAACAATAAAGAGAAAGATGAACAAAGATTCTATCTTCCAGcaacacaaaaataaataaataaattctgcAACACAAAGCATCAAAGCCAGGAAAAAAGCATAATCATACGTCAATAACAAAAAATCATCAGCTTAGAGGTCTTAATGTACTACTAAATTACAGTAGAAGTCAACATAACCTTCCTATATTGCCATAAATATCAAGAAAAAAGTGTTAGATGATCGGAAGAAACAACAATGGTAAATTTACCTAGACTGTTGGAACATTATCACCAGCGACCAAACAACCACGGAAAGATGAAGAATTACGCTGTAATAAGTTGAAATAATAAGCAAAACCTCAAAGGGATTATCATTAAACAAAGATAATATGGGGTACGCGCAAACAATATAACTTTACAGAAAAACTGAAGTGGggaaaaagtgaaagaaagattAACTTACGGGTAATTTACAGCGGCTGATAATTATGAAGAAACTGAAGAATTGGGAGAAGGGTTTTAGAGCTGTAGAAAAAATCTATGTATATTTTAACAACTAAAGTATGTAGATGGAAAAGGTTTCAGAAATTGTTGGGTTGGAGTTTAGTGTTTATTTGGGGTATGGAATTTTCTAAACTATTTCCTTTTGTTAATAGGAAacttcaatttttgttttgtttcactTTCTTTTTAATTATTCTATTACTATATTGTATTTACTATTGTGATATCATCTGGGATCACGCGACAGTCGATCCCAAAGTTTCTGCTCTTTTTCTTGTGAATTCCTCCTTGAATTATACTTGCGGCAACCTTTACATGATAGGATTTTTACCCCTTATTTCATAAAGGGTTGATGAAATTGAGGCTTAATAAGAAAATGGTTGgaaaataggatatgttggttctTAGAAATTtcgtttggattttttttttccttgGACTCAAAGTTCGGGTACCTTTCACTCATAGCCTGAAGTTTAGGGGGATTTGTATATATACCCAGTTTTGGGGTTACTATCGAAGTTATATTCGTATTGCACAAAAAATTATAAGTTTATCTGTTTTAGGATTAACTTCAGACTTAGTAAGTCTGACGTTGGAaaaatttgtgtttgaagttACAAACTTAAAAGCACTTCTTAGATTGTTTTAGTCTGAAATGCGGCTAATTTTTGCATGTACTTAAATTGCACTTAAGACTTAATTGGAATGAAGTGCAGCTAATTTTTATATGCACTTAAGATTTTTTAGTCTAAAGTGCAAATTACCCAGAAACAGAAACTTGTTTTTCTAATTTTAACAATCCAACATACGATTCAAcactcaaatctactccaaatgagttCAAACTTGAATCATAACTTTCGAATATCATAAAGGAACAAACtccaatcatcaatttgtcaaataACAACAAATCTGACAAACTTATTTTACAATTAAGAGGATGAGGAAGAAGAAACTCTAAGCAGTAACAAAGAGAGAAGCGTCACAATAGCGTACTACTGTAAAACATAATAAACCACTTTAAAGTTGCTCATAAACACCATGTAAATTTACCGCCACCTCTGTTTTCAGAGAAGATGTTACAACCCATACGTAAAAGTTAGAATTTGATAAGTTTGGTTTCTAGCCGGGCCAACTGGCTGGCGATACGTAGGGGAAAAGGGATTTCGTGCTTTCATTAAACGGGAGCGGGAGAATTTCCTATGCTTGGTTTAGTATAAAAGAATAGTGTATCTCTTTCTCTTTCATTCGAGGAAGTGTCACCCACTTTAATTCATCTAAAAACGCTCTCAAGTTTCTAAGAAGTTCCCTAAACGATTTACGgctaggatcaaaggcaaatataGTGGGAAGATTAGAGAAAAGATTTCGCAATCATTTCTGGATCAAACGTTCTACTGTTAC includes these proteins:
- the LOC107774898 gene encoding uncharacterized protein LOC107774898 isoform X2 yields the protein MKKLYSGVVQDFHIPIDDHIKRGTQAVNGKQKYDVGTYTSSVAGTTQNPIKEQSSLDHDADSFIESQNASTSTELDGLIASEEGEIDFSVGNDRAGATCKSSCTVFEKNMTREEELVDEESSTSVATISSESCSDKDSKDTKSGSFSDDDNCFSDVSSSQMIILQDDIVREEQPLAEGSSSFLDNLSKSQSSASEKNEKMFDSSPDAINCISTAPSSQIVLQRNITGAVQPITAQSNSFGDIALSKSLPSLIEESHGNSITAKFPNPTSFFDTELGTFPEDERGCNRFFDAAESISNVSMTHTILQDNITSEDQLAPKKSSSIRDKSLPQTPAFTSDIPPTSLSDAGFGVSMPVCKSFLDNVTCVSDKSSKGAFEDAPNTFQSSELVLSRVLVENESVDVDTGVSDSSPLTESSSLSSGNCSLEAESNCSISTGLSSSLSTPLASANNVVAVIPALSSAAASLMGFSDVNISSSHESVGDSGSIRNNLEWYPSSQLKALMCPAEIGCLNDCCIDLPGMETIDLTDKGKLEESCVLVDNKLQRTVSFRPRKYKSYKELIQEAFASRKSLIKEYKQLAVLYADVDAETSQRTELPSLPSPCLRSTESSICESGWELL
- the LOC107774898 gene encoding uncharacterized protein LOC107774898 isoform X1 yields the protein MEKIRSKSWIGNIYHKFEAVCQEVDGFVTKDTVKYVENQVQTVGASMKKLYSGVVQDFHIPIDDHIKRGTQAVNGKQKYDVGTYTSSVAGTTQNPIKEQSSLDHDADSFIESQNASTSTELDGLIASEEGEIDFSVGNDRAGATCKSSCTVFEKNMTREEELVDEESSTSVATISSESCSDKDSKDTKSGSFSDDDNCFSDVSSSQMIILQDDIVREEQPLAEGSSSFLDNLSKSQSSASEKNEKMFDSSPDAINCISTAPSSQIVLQRNITGAVQPITAQSNSFGDIALSKSLPSLIEESHGNSITAKFPNPTSFFDTELGTFPEDERGCNRFFDAAESISNVSMTHTILQDNITSEDQLAPKKSSSIRDKSLPQTPAFTSDIPPTSLSDAGFGVSMPVCKSFLDNVTCVSDKSSKGAFEDAPNTFQSSELVLSRVLVENESVDVDTGVSDSSPLTESSSLSSGNCSLEAESNCSISTGLSSSLSTPLASANNVVAVIPALSSAAASLMGFSDVNISSSHESVGDSGSIRNNLEWYPSSQLKALMCPAEIGCLNDCCIDLPGMETIDLTDKGKLEESCVLVDNKLQRTVSFRPRKYKSYKELIQEAFASRKSLIKEYKQLAVLYADVDAETSQRTELPSLPSPCLRSTESSICESGWELL